TTAGCTCGACCAAAGTCCTTGTCAAGGTCTATAAGTCCTAGCCAAGCGCTAGGCGTATAAAACACCAAAGGTTTAATTTCATACCAAAAGGATGTTTATCATGATCGAGCAACACAAACAATTATCGGCAATTGTGGTTCATCAAATCTATAACCAAGCCCAATTTGAGCAGATCGAGCTGATTTTTCACCCGCAATACGTGCAAAAACCGCTGGGCTATAATGGATTTAAAGGTGTTGAACGGCATGTCAACGAAGTACACAGCGTATTTAGCGGTTTAAACCTAAGCTTAATTGACCAAATTGCTGAGGCTGACGGCGTAGTTAATTTGGTGCTCTTTAATGGTACTCATACAGGTCAGCTCTGGGAATTTGCCCCAACCCAGCGCCAAGCCAGCGTTATGTTAATCTTGATTCATCGTTTTGTAGAAGGCAAAATTGTTGAAGCTATCTTCAACCTTGATCAGCTAGGCCTACTCCAACAACTTAAATTATTGCCAACCCCAATCTGGGCCAAACCCAACTAAGTGTCAGATTTTCAAGCTTGCTGGCCCTCTCTACTACACCATATAATTAAGCTATATAGCTAGTTTGTGTTGAGTAGAAAGGATTTCCATGGCACACGCTCAAACAATTTTGGTAACTGGGAGCAGCAGCGGCTTAGGTCGGGCAATCGTCGAAACTTTGGCCCAGCATGGCCACACCGTATTCGCCTCAATGCGCGGGATTGCTGGCAAAAATGCCCAAGCTGCCCAAGAATTACGCGATTTTGCTAGCCAGCATGGATTAAACATCGAACCAATCGAGCTTGATGTAGTCAATCAAGCCTCAGTGGATCAGGCAATTGCCACAATTCAAGCCAAAGCAGGCCGCCTCGATTGTTTGATCAACAACGCTGGTGCTGGATTGGCGGGATTAACCGAGGCCTGTAGCATCGAGCAAGTTCAGCAATTGTTTGATATCAATGTGTTTGGAGCGTTGCGGGTTACCAAAGCTGTTTTGCCATTAATGCGTCAACAGCAAGCAGGCCTGCTGATCACCATCTCCAGTACCAGTACTCAAATTGTTGTGCCATTTTTGGCCGCCTATGGAGCCAGCAAAGCCGCCGAAGAAATTATGGCCCAAAGTATGCATTACGAATTGACCTCGCTAGGCATTGATAGCGTAATTTTACAGTTAGGTGGCTATGCTACCAAATTTGGTACTAATATTCAGGTTGCTGCCGACCAAAGCCTGAATGCCGCCTATGGTTTGGCTGGACAATTTGCTCAAGGCATCAGCTCAGGGATTGTGGCTGGGTTAGAGTATGCTGATAATCCAGTTGATGTGGGCAATAAAATCAATGAAATTTTGGCCTTGCCCAGCGAGCAACGCCCACGCAAATATAGCATGGGCGGTGGTTCGCAAGGCCTGAATGAACTCAACCAACAGCTTGAGCCATTGCAAGCAGGCCTGATCGGCTTGATGCAGATGGAGCCATTGTTGTTGCGTAGCCAAACTGCTAGCTAGTCTACTCGTTGAGAGTCGAGAGAGGCTACAATTCAAGGAATCAGCCCATGCCTACAATCCAAATGGCCGAACCAACACTGGCCCTCGCCGAACAACTGGCGCAACGCTTTCATTGCACGCCCAACGAAGTATTGCGGCGTGGGCTGATTTTGCTCGAATTTTTACTTGCGCAACAAACCCAAGGCCACCAAATTAGCATCGCCGATCAGCAAACAATTCGGTGTTTGGTGCTGACCCATTATTCTGATGGCTATATTAATGTTCATGATGATCGGATTGTGTTCTAAGCTTATTTTCAATCCTCAATCTCAGAGAGATGCAACTCAATTCGGCGATCAGGTAAGAGCCAAATAATTGCTACTGCCACATAGAAAAAGCCCGCTAAGGCTGGATGAATAAAGGCACAGCCAATTGCTAAAATATAGAGCAAGGGCGAGAGTTTGCCTTTAAGATCACGCCCGATCAATTTT
The genomic region above belongs to Herpetosiphon gulosus and contains:
- a CDS encoding ester cyclase, which gives rise to MIEQHKQLSAIVVHQIYNQAQFEQIELIFHPQYVQKPLGYNGFKGVERHVNEVHSVFSGLNLSLIDQIAEADGVVNLVLFNGTHTGQLWEFAPTQRQASVMLILIHRFVEGKIVEAIFNLDQLGLLQQLKLLPTPIWAKPN
- a CDS encoding SDR family oxidoreductase, with protein sequence MAHAQTILVTGSSSGLGRAIVETLAQHGHTVFASMRGIAGKNAQAAQELRDFASQHGLNIEPIELDVVNQASVDQAIATIQAKAGRLDCLINNAGAGLAGLTEACSIEQVQQLFDINVFGALRVTKAVLPLMRQQQAGLLITISSTSTQIVVPFLAAYGASKAAEEIMAQSMHYELTSLGIDSVILQLGGYATKFGTNIQVAADQSLNAAYGLAGQFAQGISSGIVAGLEYADNPVDVGNKINEILALPSEQRPRKYSMGGGSQGLNELNQQLEPLQAGLIGLMQMEPLLLRSQTAS